The Oncorhynchus tshawytscha isolate Ot180627B linkage group LG02, Otsh_v2.0, whole genome shotgun sequence genome contains the following window.
CTAGCCAGTGCTGACGTTAGCTCCTAGCAGAGGAACGCCCAACTCTGTTCTCTTAGAGGAGTTGTGCGTTTCTCAGATAACTAGCTCCTATATCATGTATTAATGTACTTCCTAATCACAAGCGTTCTGTTAGTTGAATTCAGACATGGAAAGCTGCACCTACCCTGATTCATTCATTGGTAGTGTTTTGAACTGTTATGTAACCTAAACCAACCATTCTAGGCTACTAGCCATATCAGACAGAGTTTGCCAAGCAGGATTAAAAGCAACCTGGATATCCCTAATGTTAATCTATCCAGGCCTACCGCTCATTTAAGGCCGTGGGTTGTTGGTATGAAGAAGCTGACAATGCGCCTTAAGTGCATTAGACTGCGAACTTTAATGATGAGACTGCATAACTCATAAGGGGGATCTAAAATAAATTAGTGGGAATGGCCACACCTCCACACACTACATCATGGCAGCTCTGCCTTGTCTTCTACCCAGAATCCCTTACTCCAATAGAGCTATGAATTAGAATACAAATATGGATGCATGTCACAAATCCTTTTGGTTGTCAGCTGGCCACAATGCTTTATACACCTGCTTTATTGCAATTGAATGAGCCATGTTCCTCTGTTAGCCTTTTTGTCATTCACCTTCCACTGTGGTAGTTCATCACCCTGTCAGGAAAAAAAACTAGGATTGTTAGGATAGTTGTCATTTGCTACTTAGCGGCTACACTTATTTCCTGATTCTGACCCGGGTAAACCACTTTATCAAGGGATATCAGAAGGGGTGGGGATTATTTTGGAGCTTTGTTCAAGACTGAAGCTGTACTTCAGGGTGTCAATTTAGGATGTTCATGTGACTTCCTTATTGTTCCTAATCATAGTCTTGCATTGTAGGATTGCTAAGATGTCTTAAATACAAACAGGAACAATCCCCAAAGCTATTTATattaacagtgattgtgttacctCTGCCCCAGGGAGGAGAAATCAGGCGGCTGCAAAACAAGGGACAGGACTGTCGAAGGTGAGTAAAATCCCTTCAAGGTAATATTTAAATTCTTCCTCAATGAACACATGTCTAAAGAAGTAATGTCTAGTACACGTCAGATGATACCATGTGGGAAATATTCTCCAGTGAAATAAATAAGACGATCTTCACTGGCATGTATTGGGACACCGCAAGGTGATGGCTGGGTAGGACTGTTTTGAGACTGGAATTAGTGCATGGACGTAACCTTTTTGTCTGTACAGTGGTACCAAATTTTAGTCAACACAACTGTATAGCTCCCCAATAGAAACTGACCGACTTGACTACTCTTCCCTTAAGGCCCATATACTGGACTCGCACGAGAATGGCTTGTTCGCCACAAAACCATTGTTTTTCCAATGGAGGAAGTGCAAACCCAGCAAGAACTGCTGTGCGCTAAGAGTTCACTTAAATTGAACTCTAACCTTGCACCTGATGAAGTGGCACGCCTCTGTGGATTGCTCGACTCATTTGAATAGACCTTTTATTTCTCCTGGAGCATAGGCCACCGACAACAGATTTTCCACCAGTACATTACGTTTTAGTTATTCCTTGACCTATGGAAAGTAGTGTGTGTTGTGGGACTCTTGCAGCTCCCAGACCTGAAGGATGCAGAAGCGGTCCAGAAATTCTTTCTGGAGGAGATTCAGCTGGGAGAGGAGCTGTTGGCTCAGGGTAAACCAGTCTTACATTGACATcacttggtctgtgtgtgtgatgcactattccccatatagtgcactgttCTCCATGTGATGTACTACTCGTTTTGTCGATCTAAACCTCTCTGCACTTGGTGTTCCGGTATAGGTGACTACGAGAACGGCGTGGAGCATCTAACCAACGCCATCGCCGTGTGCGGCCAGCCCCAGCAGCTTCTCCAGGTGCTGCAGCAGACCCTCCCGCCACCTGTCTTCCAGATGCTACTCACCAAACTGCCCACCATCAGCCAGGTACAGTCCTTTTCTCCACTTCAAggtcatttaacagacactccTACCCTGGGCTGTGTACAGTAAGTGCATACAATCAAGGAAGCTAATGTATTATGTATCTAATGATATTAGATATGTATAATATATAGTCAGAACTGCAAGCCTATTCAACATTGAGCTTATGTAACAACACTAACCATCAGCCAGGTACAATGCCTCTTATACGTTTCAGGATAGTTGCTGCACTATTAGCAGAAACATTGCCGCAATGTGTGTGCAACACAGTGCTCTGTCGTCTCCTACTGTTTGTGACAAACTAACTTTTTAATGCCTGCAGCTGCAACAGGTCCAATTCTATTCAGAGCAACTTGCAGTAAGTGTATTCAAGCAAGAAAGCGGAAACCAATTATGGCTGGCTGTTATGGTGTAAAAATCACATCTTTATTTTTAAACATGGGCGATTCCCAATATACCTAGATTTTATTTTTAAACGTTCTCTCATAAGCCTTGTAGCAGTTAAACGTCaacacactgcatttcaaacaatCAGGAATAATGAATTCAGGGCTTTTATAActaggctaaatataagccttccacaaccataagactgACTAATTTAATTAAAATAGTTTTAACCTGCTTTAAAAAATAATTGATTTGGCTTTCAAGTCCATGAAAATGCCATTTGTTACAAATTTAACCAGAAACATGTACAATGACCAATTTCttgtagcaggcattatagaaaatGTAACAGGTCTCATAAACAATTTCTCAAGCACAACAGCTAACGTTTTATATTTCAAGTGTAACCAACTTGGATCTATTCGCTTGCCAACAAGGTAGAACAGGTATGAACAGACCCTCCAAATCTGTCTCAAACTGTTTGAACAACACAGCCTGTCCACTTGATTTAGATATCGAAATCAAGAGGCCTACCTGGATAAACCGAATGAGAACGAGTTACCAATTCCTAATATAAATGCGTATTTTTATGCAACATTGCATAAGGCtgtggctaaaatgctgctagcggtGCCGCAATGCAGCGCCCGACAAACTGAGCATGACTTTTCCACAATCATGTTCATTGATACTCTCGTTTTAGTGGGGTCTGTTCTACATGTTGAtagttgagacataaaaagggtatCATCAGAAAGGTTAAGTCCTCGTCTCTTACAGTAAAATAGTGTCTAAGCGTTTCGGTGTCCATGTGAACGATTTTATACGGTTTTTTTAACTGCTTGTTGTCAGAGGAAGTTATCGTTCGTTGTGAGTGGCGGGGGGAGGGGCTTGTTGTCTGTGTGCTAGTGGGAAGGTGCACAGTGCCTCCAAGTACAGTTCCAGCATTATTTTTTTACAAAGTTTGAGGTGAAAGCAGTATAGTTGTCTTTCTAACCTAATGAAAGGCACCCACCACACTGTTTAACCATCTTCAGTCCTACCATAGAGTAGGAGTACTGATTTTAGGATCCGTTTTTACCTTGAGTAAGAACATGGACAGAAGGGACCTGAGCCCGTATTCATATAGCACCTGAGTAGATGCTTTTTGAATACGGGGCCTGACCCTAGATCAGTACTCCTGAGACTGATTATTTTCCCATATCAACAATGCTTAAGAAATGTGTTCCATTTCCTCTTCATGTTTATGGATTTAGAATTTCCCTCTTTCCTGCAGCGTATTGTGAGCGCACAAGGTAGCTTGAATGAAGACGACTTAGAATGAGGATCGTCGATGGAAGTTTCCCCTCGGAACACTCTTCTTCTGGACCCTCATAACaggagtagggtgaagttgcccctagatgctgatcttgggtcagttatgtattttccccactaatggttaagctTGGGGAGGGGAAGGTGATCGGTACTTAGGGGAAAGTTCATCCCGGAGCTCTTATAACCCCTTATCCTGACTTGTATAGAAAAttggtaaaacttttttttttttttactcacttGAAGGTATTCTTTTGCTTCTGTCCAAATGAAAAACATGAACCCGTCCAATTACCACACGTTGTGTGTTACTATTGGTCGCATCAGATTGCCATCTTTTGATTTGCAGCAATGGTAACCAATCAAATGCCTATTGGATTCATATGCAGTTAGTGTTTTGCTTCTTAGTTTGTCTCTGAAAGGTATAGCAAAACATTTCTCAGCATTTACAATACCATCCCTGCAACCACCCCCATGTTTACACAGCTCTGGGACCATATGTATTAAGCTTCTTGAATaggtgtgctgatctaggatcaggtcctcccccTTGCCCACGCAGTCTTGTTCATTGTGATCTGAAGGGAAACTGATCTTTAAAAATAATTCCTACTGAGGCTTGATACATATAGCCCCTGTACTAAAACCTCTTTCTACAAACTTCTTAGTCTTTCAATTTCCTTGTTCCTACATGTGATCTGTCTCAACGCTGTTGTATaagttattgttttgttttcagtctGACATGGATACTTTAGTGATTGAATGTTCTGTTAGGTCATTAAGGTTGTTCCTCTTTGTAAGAAATCTAAATAAAAAGGTAAATGACAACACCTTTGCTTCTAAAATTTTATTTAGTCTTTATAATGTCTAGAATAGTTCATGAATGTTTAACCTTACCATTAGGTGGGATTGACATACATATTCGGTGGGACAGCCCCAACCTAAAAAACAACCATGTTAAAAACTGGAAATGTGGGAGGGCCTGGATGTTATGTCAGGAACGTTTTACAACCAATTTTCTGCTTTAACGATGCAGCACAGGGCACAGACCATCAAATGTGTACAACCTGATTCCTTTTCCTCGGTTTGAGTTTCTTCTTCAGTGCTTTCGCCTTTGCTTTTTTGCTGTTTGGGTCGGCCATCTCACCTTTGAAGGAAGAGGGGCCTGTGGTGGCTTTCTGTGCCTCGCCTGGACTTTTCTTGAATGGCTTCCCCATCGATTTCATTTGAGGCCCCTTCCCCTGCGGCCTCCCGGAAGATTTGTTTTGGGGAACGCCCTGGCCCGGTCTCCCCTTAAATCCTCCTTTGGTAGGCTCCTTCCCTGCACCCTTagtttctctttctttccctctaggCCCTCTGTGCACcactttcttcttctctttctccttcttcacTGACCTCTTCACCCGGACTGACCTCCCGAGGAGTTTGGAGCTGTCTAGTTTCAAGGCCAGCTGGACAGCATCGATGCTCTACAACAAAAACATTAGCCGTTAGAGATGATGCAGGGGTGTAGTTAGAAAAGAGGTTTCATAAGACAAATTAGTAGTAGTCTAAACCCAAACTGTGCATGCAAAGGATTGGCTGCAGTATGAGACTTGGCCAGCTCAGTAGTGAGAAGAAGCATCTTGAAATGCATACATAACATCTCCGAGCGGGTCTGGTGCATATGAAATGTTATATTTCCTCACCTGGAATAAGATGTAGCCGAAGCCCTTGCCCATTCCAGAGTTCTTGTCCCGCACCAACCGCACCCCCTCCACCTTGCCACACTCCTCAAAGTGCTGTCGCACTGGCAATTCGTTTATATCTGCAAGTTAATACCGTATGAAATATGAACCCAATAACCTGCATGTTATTGGTTTCCTTTTGACTGACAAGTTCACAGGAAAGTAAACCCTCTTACTCACCAAATGGTAGATTGCCAATGAATATTGACCTCTTGTGATCGTGCTGAAAGACGAAACAATTCTATTCAATAGATGTCGCAGCATCCTTGCTCAAACAAGTTTATACAAAATCAAAAGATTAAGCAAATGTATGACCTTAACTGTCAGCAAGTGCATTCAAGTATACCGGTCTTAACGCTTGGTGTGTTCTTTTTAAAATATTCAATGACATGGGACACACTTACCGATGAACTTTTGGAGACCCTGTCCACCCGGATGTGAAAGTTTTTCTCAATCTCCATGCCGTTCCTGCAACATTTAAAGACGACTATAATGAGGAACTTTGTTCTAgtatgcagattttttttttgacaTCACGATTTCGCAGGTGCGCTCACATCTTTCAAATTTCTGCAGGGAAATGTAATAGAGCATCTGACGCAATTAAGCAAGACTTCAGCTCTGGGTTTACCAGATTATGATAACTTAAAACAGTCACGCTAAAATTAAAGTTGAATGCTTGTCAGGGACTACCTTTCCAATGCCTTCTCGGCTCCTTCCTCAGCTTCGAACACCACGTAGGCATTGATGCTCTGCTTCTTTGGGTGAACCTTACGTCTGGAAAGGGAAAGCAACAGCAAAAAGTACTCTAATACATGCGTCATGTTACCACGGATAAACTCCCATTCAATCAGTGTTAGCATTTCTCATGGTTAAAAATTCAGGGGAACTTACTGAATAGCTGCTACTTTGCGTGACATAGATGGATCCTCTCTTACCTGCAAGAAAAATGCCATGTTTTAGCTTCACCGATCAGGCTTGAGTCTTCAGAAAGCGTTGTATCATCTTTCATCCATTACTATGAAGCTTTCAGGAAGCTCAACCCTAGTGGAAATGAGCACTCATATTGTCTGATGGGTATTAGATTAATCTAATACAGCGAATGGAGTACTTACCACGGATCGAAATCGAATGCTTTCAATGGCTCCCTGATCCTTGAAGACAAGCTGTAGTGTCTGAAAAACCAAACAGAGAAACAACAAGGCATATTTGTATTTTCACATGAGACTTAAACCCAGGTCTGCTTTCGACATACCTAATCAATGAGATTATGGTCACTGTTTATAACGACTGGGGCTGCTGTTACCTTCTTTGTGCAGCTGGCAGGAAGGTTGCCGACAAACACTGTTCGTTTCTGCTTTACCCTCTCCGCCGCAATTTGGGCTCCAGTCCtctgtttttttgtctgcctttcctcctcctctgtcgCACCCCCTTCTTCCATCTCAACAGCTTTCCTTTTTGTCTTCTTGGGCATCTTTGGGATCTGTTCATCTTCGTCAGCATTTTGTAACGCACTTTCTCTGAAAGCGAGAGAGCTTTAACTATCAATCTACATCTCGTGCATATTCTTTTGCATGTCATTTACTTTTTATCGCTCACCTGTTTTCTAGATTTAGGTCTGCAGCCGATTTGTCCTTTGCAGCTTTCTTCGTTGGTTTCTGGTTGTTCGGGACTTTTGTGACTGCGCCTTCCTTCACCTCCACGCTCCTCGGTTCAGGCTATGAAGGGAAGAAAAAGTTACATTATAATTTCACTCAGTTGGCAAACACAGAAGACTCTAGCAAGGGTACATGACTCAGGCCCTCAAGCTCTGTAGTCCTGTTGGTTTCCCAGATAATACCTCCCCATTACGTCCCTACTGGACACTGATCATCATTTTGAAACGGAAAGCGAAAGTGTGTGTTTCTTAGTGGACAGGTAGAAACGCTGTTTCACATTTATTTCAAAAACCTTTTCTCTACTGAACATGGCCTTGGTATCCTGGAAAACAAAAATTAGCTGGGCTGCAGCATTAAAAGACCTGAGCTGTGCATCCTTTCCTTGGGACTTATGGCCTTACCTTAGGAGCAGGAACAAAGAACAGTGTGTCAACTACTGGCGCAGCTTGGAACAAGGCAGATAAAGATCCCGAACTGGATGCAGACTCCTTTGGAAACAAGCTGCCTGATACTGATCCCACTACATAGTCCATGGACTGTTTGTCCACAGATGGCCCCTCACTAA
Protein-coding sequences here:
- the tomm20b gene encoding mitochondrial import receptor subunit TOM20 homolog — translated: MMGGKSSTIAAGVCGALFVGYCIYFDRKRRSDPNFKNRLRERRRNQAAAKQGTGLSKLPDLKDAEAVQKFFLEEIQLGEELLAQGDYENGVEHLTNAIAVCGQPQQLLQVLQQTLPPPVFQMLLTKLPTISQRIVSAQGSLNEDDLE
- the rbm34 gene encoding RNA-binding protein 34 → MKNKLSGTSEGPSVDKQSMDYVVGSVSGSLFPKESASSSGSLSALFQAAPVVDTLFFVPAPKPEPRSVEVKEGAVTKVPNNQKPTKKAAKDKSAADLNLENRESALQNADEDEQIPKMPKKTKRKAVEMEEGGATEEEERQTKKQRTGAQIAAERVKQKRTVFVGNLPASCTKKTLQLVFKDQGAIESIRFRSVVREDPSMSRKVAAIQRKVHPKKQSINAYVVFEAEEGAEKALERNGMEIEKNFHIRVDRVSKSSSHDHKRSIFIGNLPFDINELPVRQHFEECGKVEGVRLVRDKNSGMGKGFGYILFQSIDAVQLALKLDSSKLLGRSVRVKRSVKKEKEKKKVVHRGPRGKERETKGAGKEPTKGGFKGRPGQGVPQNKSSGRPQGKGPQMKSMGKPFKKSPGEAQKATTGPSSFKGEMADPNSKKAKAKALKKKLKPRKRNQVVHI